A stretch of the Bordetella genomosp. 8 genome encodes the following:
- a CDS encoding TRAP transporter small permease yields MWVGVAGLTCLIAAVAFQIFGRHVLNRTPTWAESIAMLLVLYVTMLGAAVGVRDAGHIGFESLLEALPPAGKRRMEIFIHALVCLFGLMMAWNCAILAESVADYMMPNLGISEGWKYVPATLSGGLIALFSVEHIVALLRNQEVTPAWR; encoded by the coding sequence ATGTGGGTCGGCGTAGCGGGCCTGACCTGCCTGATCGCGGCGGTGGCCTTCCAGATTTTCGGCCGCCATGTCCTGAACCGCACCCCGACCTGGGCCGAAAGCATCGCGATGCTGCTGGTGCTGTACGTGACCATGCTGGGCGCCGCGGTAGGCGTGCGCGACGCCGGCCACATCGGCTTCGAATCGCTGCTGGAAGCCCTGCCGCCCGCCGGCAAGCGTCGCATGGAGATCTTCATCCACGCCCTGGTGTGCCTGTTCGGCCTGATGATGGCCTGGAACTGCGCCATCCTGGCCGAATCCGTGGCGGACTACATGATGCCCAACCTCGGTATCTCGGAAGGCTGGAAGTACGTGCCCGCCACCTTGTCCGGCGGACTCATCGCGCTGTTCTCGGTGGAACACATCGTGGCGCTGCTGCGCAACCAGGAGGTCACCCCGGCATGGCGCTGA